The nucleotide window CGACACCAGTGGCGATGCGCGCCACTCCGACCTCCCTGCGCCGTGGGTgcctgaccctgtcaccaccagacgtggctcggcatcggcaggggtgggggctgctcggctcccccacacagagCGGAGGGTGCCGGGCCCTGACGCCGCGCCGAGGTGGCCCCCGTCAACAGGGAGTTGTGCAGGGACACAAGCAATGGAAACCAAAGAAAACCCTGAACTGACGAGATggagacaaagagagagggtgcgGGGGAAGAAGATGAGATTGGGGAAGGAaagtagcagcagcaaactAACACGCACAAGGTAAAATGCAAGGGAGAAGGGCAAACGAAATAACAGCGATGGTACCCACAGGACGCCCGCATGAGGAACGCcaccacgacagcagcgccagcaagaACGCACGTGAGgccaaagaggagaggcaagtGGGTTGGCAAGCAAGACAGAGGAAGGTGGTGAGGGGCACGAAGACAGCATCTCAGCGAGAATACCGAAATGGAGGCaaaaacgaaggaaaaggctTCTGTGGATGCTCGAGGAGGACGGAGTGGCAAGAAGTCGCCACGCTCCTGCAAGggtgcgttgtgtgtgtcctgcccacccacccacccactcacccacccacccaccgcctGTCGAGCGCTAAAGgagcagcgaagaaaaggggaaggaaaacGCACCACCGAAAGCGGACAGTGAGAGGAGTGGAAAAGAAGACgcgcgaggcagcggctcAAGAGGGAAGaatgagaggggggaaaatGGACGCAAGCTGTGGTGGTGTTCGTACCAAGTGAAGGAGGCTGGTCGCAatagggagggagggaaagcggCGGTTTcattaaaaaaaaaaaccaaTGACTACTAACGGCCACTACTCTATAGGCACGCAGGACGCGCTGTATTGTTCTTTGGTGTTGCCTCACAGGTGTTTAAAGCCGGCCTCGGCAGAGCTGTAGTATCCGCAGCACGCAGGGTAGAGGTATGGGGTAGAGCCAACGAAAATGAAGTAGGGGGAGACGACAACGGAAGAAAGGCGGCACTGCGCGAGAGATggcaaaggggggaaagcTCGAGAAACACCGAACGGAAAgaacaaaagagaaggagagaaggggagagagagagagaaagtcaGAATGtacgtggggggggggagggggcgtgaAGGAGTGACGAGCGGGGTGCGCGGCGAGTGGGGCAGACAACGGCACCGAACAAGACAACACAAGCAGAGATGTCGTACCGGTCAGCACACTCATgcacaaggagagaaagagcgcggAGGCCTCACACACCAACCCCACAAAGacctatatatatatatatatatatatcgaTAAGAATAACACGGAAAGAGAATTTGACGGGCAGAAGCTATAAGCACAGAAGAAAGTggaggagacacacacacacacacacatacactcaTAGACCCCGACACAAGCACTCCAGAAAGAGACATACGGTCAGTGATGGGGAGGGAAGGGCTCCCCTCCTTCACGCAACAGGTTGGCTACGCAGTGGAAAAGTGGAGAGGAACCGAAATGAGTGAATAAGAAGGCAGGGAAGaggcaagaggagggaaTTCGAGCGTAAAAGGCACCGAACATATCGCTCGTTTAGTGAGTTTGACCTGTTCATGGTTTGCCTGCTTATATGCGCGGTCTGCGTGCCGCCTGTCATCAACTGGCGTGTGgctgggtgggtgtgctTGTGACCGTGAGTGGTGGCTGTGAGAAGAAGTGGAGGAAGCTAGCTAATGCGCCTGTGTctgcgaggaggggggaaggccAGCTCGATAACGCGGATGGTGCTGAGACTGGCGCACAcatccacgcacacaagTCATCACAGGCGCGGATGccagaggagaaaaaaaatagaggACCACCAAGAcggagacgaagaagaggtgaCGTGGCtgtgccggtgtgtgtgtgtgtgtgtgtgcctctctctccacctgcCTATTTACCCTCCGTCATTTTCTCTTCAGTACTGCGTTACTTTCCTGTTTCGTGTGTCTTGTTCACTTCCCCACCAGCGCGTACTGGTCAGAGGAGCCtcgacgacaacgacaacagtgaagagagaagaggggggaagggaaagggggaagggggaatGCAGTGGTGTCAGCTGCTGATTGAAGTTTTGACGGTCTAGAAAGCGCGCCAATTATCCTCgagagtggagggagggaagggggaaagtgAGGAGAGAATGGCGGGTGGACGGAGAGGTGAGGAGCAGTAGCAGGCAAGATCTGCTACGGTGTGGACaggcaggagagggaggaggccgagaaagagagaaagaggaagactGGAGAGCGTGCACATCGGTGATGGCGTAGCCAAGAACccggcgcacacacaacaccctctttcccctctctctctttgccccatcctcctccttgcgtTCTCCACCCcgatacccccccccctctcactcttctGCACTTTtacagtgtgtgtgtgtgtcttttccACCAGTGCGGCGTCTCTCTCGAtgtgggtgcgcgcgcgGTGCATGGGCTTCTCTATTCTCCTTTTTTCCGTTCTCCTAATTCTACGTATAGGAGCGCATACTTAGCACATAGCAGAGCATCAGCGATGTAAGCACTTcactcttccccttcccctcccccccctccgctgcaCCGCTCGCACTCCCGCTCTTTCCCTACGGTTACCTGCACAAGCGCCAAGTGAAAGGGACAGAGAGTGAGTGTGGGAGTCGCCGGCACTTACGCCTTCTAAAACAGCTCCAAGTCCCTCCACTCCTTGCGTtgccgctccagctccaccgccagcgcggtctcctccttctccttctcctccttcagtttacgccgccgtgccgcctcctcgcccagGCGCGCGGCCTCGAGCTGCTGGtctcgcagcgcctccatccGCCGCTTCTGCAGGCGCTCCTCGGCCGTCAAGCCCTCTTCTGGGCCGAACTCGCTAGTGCCAGTGCCGCTCCCGCTCATCccgcgctgcgcagccgccgcttcCAACgcggcctctctctttctttgctgctCGAAAGCAACTTTGAAGCGTACGAGCTTCTTCTCGTCTGTCAGCTCCTTGTGCGCCTTCTCGAAGACGGTGAAGGCCTCCTGCACGTGGGGCAGCTGGCACTTGTCGGGGTGCAACGCCTGGGCCATCCTACGGTAGCGCCGGTCAACGTCGGCCacggtgcaggtgctgggGTCCACATCGAGGATGATGAAGTAGTCACTCGCCTTGCATTGCAGCACCCGGCGAACCTCAGCCGCCTTCTGCGCGTCGCTGGACAGACCGCTGGTGGCAAGCTGCGTGAGGAAGCCGAAGGCGatgggcggcagcgccgtctccgCCTCACGTGCGCGTTTCTGCCCAGTCGCGGCCCCAGCAGCCGGAACACTGTGACTCCCTGTTgccgtggcggaggtgccCTCCTCTACTAGTCGGTCCTGCTGCCTCTGATACGCCCGCTTCAGGTGGTAAAAGATGGCCTCCTGGCTGAGCGACTTGTGTACTTTTTCCACGGCGTGGAAGGCGTCCGTGGAGTTCGCGAGTTGGCACTTGTCTGGATGCAGTAGTAGCGCAATCTTTCGATACTGCCGATTCACATCCGCCAGCTCGCATGTGGCGATGTCGAGCTGGAGAAACTCAAATGGGCTCGCCTTGCGCGCCTTACACGCCAGGAGTCGCGCAATCTCggccgcctgctgcacctcgctcatgcctgagaagggggggggttgatGCCCTCCGAGAGTGTCTGTCTGcaggtgggtgtgggtgtgggtgtatgttCGCCGCTGCACTTGCCCAAGGCGTCCCACCAATCGCCGTGCGACTGTCGCTCTTGTGATGTGTACTCTCAGGCGTTGACGAAATGCAAAACGAAAATGGAAGTCCCGTGTGCACGGGGGAAGTTGCAGGCGCACCCTGTGGACTATAACAAAGCACCTGATCGATGACGTGATGGAGAAtaaaaagagggagcggtGCAATGCTGATGGGGCTATCGGCATCGAAATTAAGGCTGACAGTTCAAGTACCCCCTGGGGCATACGGTAACACGGTagtctctcttccccaccttGGCAGTCGCACTTCGGTGAGCCTGCCTGAGTGTACAggtgtgtatgggggggaggggggagggaccTGCATGCATTTCAGTCGCTGTCGACGACGCGCAATCAGCGCTCCGTCCTTCATTCCCCTCTGTCGGTTCGCTGTCACTCGTCAATTGAACAAGCGGGCGCGGACGTGTTTAGTCGCTGGGCATCAAGCACAATAGTAAATAACCAAGAGGGAAGGCTGTTCGCCGCGGGCAtcgtttcccttccctcgtctccccacccacccacccagcCCCTGTCACCGAtatgaagaggagggggaagaagtCTGGCAAGACATTCGAGCGAACAGTACAAGGCGCtggaaaagggaaggacAAACAGAAGAAGTTGAGGGGGTGTAAGGATAGGCACAGCGGACTCTCATCACCTGAGAGGTTGCGCCGTCCTCCCCACCCATCCAGTTCAGCACTGTACGCTTCACTTTTGCACTTAagcagaagggaaaaagggggaaagctCCGcactcccacacacgcacacacacacacacacacatacagactATGCACATACAAACACATCGGCGTATGgtcgaagaaaagagaaatgctccccacacacacacacacaccgtttGCTGGATGGACGCAAGGCACACATTCGACTTTGTCCCTCCTCGGCTCAGAATAGGTTCGCGGAGGTGAAGATCTGACGCAGTacctgcggcagcacatCTGTTCGCATGCACTCATACCCGTGCCCAGCCggcaactgctgctgcagatgcgaCGCCTGCGCCCCAAGCGTTGCGATGAAGATGCAAAACATCTTCACCTCCGGCTTGCTCTGAATGATCTGCGCCAGCTCGCGCGGTGTGATGCCGTACTGGCGCAGGTTTGCGTCGCTAATGACAAACACAAAGTACGAGtcgcccttctccttcgtcaCCAACTcaatgctgcgccgcattgCCTCGACAGTGTTGTCGCCAGACCAGCAGTACTGCGCGTATGCCAACATCTTCTGGCAGATCATCATGCGCTCCTTCTGGTTCGCAGGTGGAGAGCTGAAGCTGACGAGAGGGAtgttgtcgctgtcgccgttgtGCCCAATCATGGCGTAGTCCAGCTTCGCCTCGAACCCGGCAAAGGCCTCCATGATCATGATAGTCGTCTCGAGCAACTTAGTCAAGCGCTGGTCCATGCTGTTGAAGCGGTACATGCTCGCACTCACGTCCAGCACAAAGACCAGCCGCTTCTTGTACTTTTGCTGAAACGGACTCGTCTCCTTCGAGTCGACGCGGCGCTTGTAAACATTCGCTTCGCCCACGATCCCCTCGACAAGCTTCTTGTCGTCCCACACACCATCCGTCTGCCCAGTCATCCACACCCGCTCACCCTCGGCAGCCTTCAGccccatcagcagcgctcgcagctgcgccaccgctggctGCACGCGCTCCTGTAGGCCCTTGTACTCCTCAtactcctcctccgacaTGCCAATCGACTGCAGGCGCTCTTTGAGCGCATTGCGGCCCATCCGCcgtgcctcctccagcaggtGCTTTGGGAccttgcgcttctcctctggCGACACCTGATGCACAGGGTTGCCCTTATCGAGGCGGTATGGACCCACCAACCCTCCAAGCCCCGCAGTGTCTGTGCCGCCCGTGCCGCCGGCCCAGGTGTTGCCGCCGTGGTGCTCCTTGTCGTCGATCTCGCCGTGCTTCAAGGTGCCGGAGGGCTGCTTGCGTGGCGTGCTGTACTTCATCTTGAAATCTTTCACGCCtacctcgtcctcctcaacAGTGGCAGCGTCACCGACAGTGGACGCGTTGCCGGTGAGCAGCGACGACCACTCTGAGTAACGCTGCCGCACGCGCTCACCATTCACATCGGCAACGGAGACCTGCTGCGACGCCGGCTTCCACACGTAGACAGTGCCGCTGTGGTTGTCAAGGGACCAAAGGTCCGCTGTAGCAGCAGATGGCGACGTGGAAGCCGCCTGGATTGCCGCCTCAGGGACGCTGGCAAATGTGCGCTGTGTGGCGTGTTGCGTGTCGATCGCGGAGACCGTCCGGCCGTCAGAATGAATGTGAAGAAGCTGATGGCGTGCGTCGTCAACAAGGACAGTGGGGACAAGCGGCACGGCACTCGCTGAGGTAGGTCCTGTCTTACTCTTATAgtagcgcagctgcagcccgcTTTCTGCGGTGCCCTCGACGCGGGCGTAAACGACGTTGCGACCGACCGGGTCGTCCTTGTAGGTATCAGATGTTCCATCAGCGGATGGGGACGTGCTCGCCGAagacgacgcagcagcggcagcgacgcgccACAGCGACCCCTTCAAGTCCGCTGGGACAAGGACGTCATGCGACGCGCTGCTCCGGTCGCTCGCAGAGAGGTGCGCTGTGGGTCCatcatcagcggcagcgatcGCAGGGGCATCCACGAGCTCCAACCGTTGCGTATccggcgagagaggaagcatTGTCGCATGAGCCCTGCCGTCGGCTGCCACCGACACCTTCACAACACCAGTGCTGCGATGTGCCCTCCGTCTCGACATCTCACGAGCGTcacctgcagcaggagccTCCATCTCCACAGTTGCCAATCGGCTGCCCACAAACCGCAACGACACGACTGGCTGTGGGAAGCTCACCCTCACGACTCGCCCttggaggagaaaaaagcacTCCTTTGTGGCtgacgaggcagcggcaaagCAGATGACGCCATGGCGGGCACTCACATCAAGCACACGGACGCTTGCCTGCGCAGCTGATGTCGCCGATGCAGCGGACAGGCACCGGTCTAGGTGGAGAGGCAACACAGGTTCGAGAGACGTGGTGGTTGCTGCGCAGGCTGTGTTGCTCGCTGACGTCGTCGCGCCTTTTGCGAGGCCCATGCGCGCCATGTACAAGTCCGAGGCGGCCCCTGCCAGCACGTCAATCAGTACTGTGCGGCCCGTCTTGTTAGAagacagcagcacaacgcCCTGCGGAGTACGCTCGCCATCCAATCCAGTCCCATCTCTCTTGCGCAGAAGGGACGTCCGTCCACCCATCGTGTGCGACCAGGtcgccagcgacggcggccagatgcggaggtgctgctgctgccccatGGTGTCACCAGCCTCGCCGCAACCGGTTCTCCAAGGAAGCGCCTGTGTAGACATGTCGAGCCCAGTAAATGTAAAGAGCGAAGACAGGCACTCCGCCGCGTCTGCCAGCTCCGTCGCGTACAGCGAGGAGACGTCAACAAACCGCGCATGGCCCACTGGCCAAAGCGTCGCCAGTTCCTCTGCCTTGTCGGCGAAAAGGTAGCGGACCTCTATGGAGGAAGGCGGCAGGCGCACTGTCGCGACAATCAaccgcagcgctgttgcAGTGGCTGACGGTTCACTcttccagctgctgccatcCTTTGCGGATGtgcggcgaagcagcaggaccgagagcagcggcagtgtcgCCGCTTCTGTCGCCGCATCGGTGCCACCAACAGCCGCCACAGAGGTCATGGCAACAACCGTATCGGTGTTGGAGTTCACGAATGGCAGGGTGGATTGACTTGCCCACTCCGTGAAGGCCTCTGTGGTGGATAGTGTGGCATCCGCAGCCGGTGAGGCAGGGAAGAATGCCTCGGTGGGGTATGTTACATGCCACGCCGCTGCCCCTGTATCGCTCGTGCGACTACCCTGTCCCTGCGACGCggctccttcctcctccgcctccataATGCGCGACAGGAAGCGATGCTCGCTGAGCGTAACCTCTgcagggaggaagacgagggtGGTAAAGTGCCCGGCGtccgtcgccgtcgctgttgtgGCCATCGTTGTCATGGGTAGCGTCACCAGCTCCTTAAAGGGCAACAACGCTATCGGCTGCCCTGCCTTGTACGGCttgaggcgctgcaggccaCCTTGCTGAATCATGGGTTGGAGGCAGTTGGCGAGCACCTGCCGCACCACCCGCAGCGTGTTCTCGTCACGGGCATCGAAGTTAAAGACGTTGTTAAGTGCCTCGTAAACTCCGTCTTGCGGGTAGCATGACATGTGCTTCACCACGGCAATCAGCTCACGGAGCGAGAAGGGGTAGGTTAGGTTCCCTTGAGTGAAGGCGTTCTGTAGTTCGAGAAACACCAGAACGAGGCGCTTTAGCAGTGGCCGCGGCAGGGTTGGCGCGTAGGCAGCCAAGACGCACAGCTGCGACTCCGCGTCCGGGTTGCTCATCACGTATGCGGCGAAGAGGTCACCACACTCGCGGAAGAAGTCGTTGCCGTGAAACGGAAATCCCGGCGGATTGGCCAAGACGATAATGCGAAAGTCCGGGTGAATGgcgatgcgctgcatcgTCCCTGCCGCAGATGATGTGTACGGCTCCATCGCTGGGTCGTAGATCTGCCGCCCGTCACCGAGCCGCATCTCGCGGTCTTCGATCAGGCCcttcagcacctgcaccactTCCACTGGTGCCTTGTCGATCTCGTCCACCACAAGGCAGTGGCCTCGCTGGACCGCCTTCACCAGCGGCGAGTCCTCCCAGACGACCTTGCCGGCCTCTACCGTGGGGTTGATCGTCAAGCTGCCCACGGTCGTGTCACGGTGCAGTTGGATATAGTGGCGTGGGATGCCGAGGCGCGAGAGAAAGGCGTCCACCACCTTGTTCTTCCCCACGCCCTGGTTGCCGATAAGGAGGATGTTGCTGCCCATGGCGTACTGCTTCGCCAGCCAAGCCAAGATAGACTCGTGCACACGGTTCGCGTGGAACCCGGTAACGTATGGCACCAGGGCCAACTCCGCCTGCGTGTACACGCGAGAAAGGTGTAGCACAGGCTCCCCGTTCACGCTCCATAGTCGACTCGGGCTCGTGGAGGCTTCACCGCCGGCGTGGACACCGTCATTTGGGGCCACAAGAAGAACCTCGCCCTCCGCCGTCGGCTCCGCTGATGTCGTGTCACCGCGTCCCGTCGCCGTCCGGGTGCTTGAGTGTACCAACCCGGAGGTCTCCAGCGCGTGTCGCACCTTGGTAGCGGCAACACCTGTCATCAGGGGCAGGAGCAGTGTGTTGCACACACTCTCCTCGATGCGTGATGGGTAACGCACGGCAGAGCGGacgagctggcgcagctgccggagGCTGAGTTGCGGCATCTTGCCGTCTGTGGAGTGAAGCTCCGCCAGCCCATTGCGTAACTGGATAAGCTGCTCCACAACAGCCTCAATGCGCTGCTGGGTTGCCGCCGGGGCCTCTTGCTTCCGCCACGTCTCTGCCTGCAGCAAGCGTGCCTCTGTCTGAGCgacctgccgcagcaccggtcCTAGCGCATCCTCGCCGGCATCCGGCATTGCCACCATGCGAAACAGCGTTGTGAGGTCTTGTGTAATGAAGAAGTCCCTGCCGCCTCGGCTTccagccgcaccgccgccaccgctactgACTGGTTGTGGCGGACGCGCTGTTGCCACCACTCGAAAGCACGGGTGTACCGGGAAAATCCTCCGCTCCCGCATGTCCTCATCTGTCGGTTTCCACACCACTACTCCGGTAATCGGGTCGCGCTCAGTGAGCCGTTCCTTTAGCCGGTTGTATTCCATCGCTGACTTCAGCATTGTGCCGTCAGCCAGCACTGCGCTCTGGTCCACAACGATTTGCTGTAAGGACGACAGCATCCCGCTCGGTAGCTTCTCCATGCCATCCAGCACGACCAGCTCGCCGTAGATGgcagcacgcagcagcggcgagtcCTGCCACGTTGTGTTGCCTGTCTTAGGGTCCGTCATGCGCTGCTGGAAGAGGTCCTTGTGCGTCATATCAGTGTACAAATGCATCGTCGGCGCAAGCGTGTACCCCAGCAGCCGCCCAAACGCGCGCACCATGGCCGTCTTGCCGCAGCCGGTGGGGCCGACCAGGCAGATGTGTTGTCGGCTGGCGTGCAcctgcagcatcgcctgcAGGACGTGGTAGTGTTCAGTTGTAAAGACCGTGGagggcgcagcggtggtgctgagATACTCTGCGACGTCCCATTCAGCATAGCCGCTCGCGTCCGAGGACCCGCGTGAGCAGAGCGCCCGAGGGCCCATGAAAACCTTCAGGAGGTACGTCCCTGGCTGGCCAGGATGCTCAGCGTTGTGCGCAGCGGttgccaccaccgcatcTGCCACAACGACCGGCACACCGGAGAACACCGCGGTGGATGTAACGTTTCGGTACTGCAGGATATAGTTGTAAATCTGCTGAACCGGCAGTGGGACACTAACAACCGTTGAGGGAGCGGACACAAGCTGGGCGGAGCGAACGTAGGCacgagctgccgctgcgccgcgaggcTCGTCATCTCCTGGCTCATCTTGACCCTGCACCAATGTGCGCAGCCTTTCACTCATGCGCAACCTCTTGGCAGGTGGCTCACGCACCTGATGGCCATGCAGCCTATTTAGTCCACTATCCTCACGACTGGAACGGCGAGCATGCGTGTTGTTGTCTGTGAGATTAGCGGCAAGGAGTAAAGGCGGATACACGCGACAGTGCTGAAGCACCTCTGCGTACTGCGCCAGTCGGCGGTGGTATTCCTCAACGTTTGCATACCCAGTCGCcgcaccacctgcgccactGCGGGTGAGTTGGCGGGCGTAGTAAGGCCAAGGAAAGCCCCGTATGACAACCTCACCTACCGGTGTATcagggaagagggcgagcTGCTGGGCAATAGTGGCAAGGGCCCAGTTGTCTAGCGCCTGCAAGGGGCTactcgccgcagcgacgccgctgtcggcgtTATCTACGCCCGCAGCGATGTCGGCGTCATCCTCGGAGAGCTGCTCCACCATACCACCCCTATAGTACATGGGGGTGTGCTGGGCCCTTCCACGGccatgcagcggcgcagtcgAGGTAACCTTCTTCTTGCTCGGCTTGCTCAGCTGGAAATCGCTTGTGGAGTCGTTGATAGCAGTAATGgccgcgcgcagctgcacaaccCGTGCGAAGCGGTCCGaatgctgctcctgcagctctgccacctGTTTTATCCGCTTATGGTTATTGCGGCTCGTGCCATCAGCGCGCGCCACCAAAGCGCTCACCacggacgacgacggcgccaccactggcATCGGCGTGCGGACGTACAGGCACTGGAAGCGCGAGCGCAGTGGGGGATCAAGTGGGTTGCCCTCGTACGGTGGTACCGGCACTGTAATCCCAATCACGCGAAACCTCTCTGAAACGCGCACCAGACCCATTTGAGCCAGCTCACGCTTCGCTTCAGCAATCAGCTCGACGTTCCGCAGACCGTCACTTGCGCTCTGTTGTTGATGTCCCCTCTGCTGGAGCTTTGACTCGTATAGCTTCTGCAGTAGCGAGTCGTAGCGCGCCGGGTGAATAAGAACCGAGCCGTTGTCGAGGTGCATCTCACGGTTTTCGAGGAGGTTGTTGATCACC belongs to Leishmania panamensis strain MHOM/PA/94/PSC-1 chromosome 8 sequence and includes:
- a CDS encoding hypothetical protein (TriTrypDB/GeneDB-style sysID: LpmP.08.0850) → MSEVQQAAEIARLLACKARKASPFEFLQLDIATCELADVNRQYRKIALLLHPDKCQLANSTDAFHAVEKVHKSLSQEAIFYHLKRAYQRQQDRLVEEGTSATATGSHSVPAAGAATGQKRAREAETALPPIAFGFLTQLATSGLSSDAQKAAEVRRVLQCKASDYFIILDVDPSTCTVADVDRRYRRMAQALHPDKCQLPHVQEAFTVFEKAHKELTDEKKLVRFKVAFEQQRKREAALEAAAAQRGMSGSGTGTSEFGPEEGLTAEERLQKRRMEALRDQQLEAARLGEEAARRRKLKEEKEKEETALAVELERQRKEWRDLELF
- a CDS encoding dynein-related ATPase, putative (TriTrypDB/GeneDB-style sysID: LpmP.08.0860) — its product is MGPTGGLPSLNAGTVTEENMFFTLQDPLTRSYLRWIAQKEQLGQDMCLIGDPGPAMRWLVMLYSHLTRREIRVVYLNSDITESDLKQRREIRNGNLIYDDQSAVSAAVEGQLLVLEGLTRVERNVLPVINNLLENREMHLDNGSVLIHPARYDSLLQKLYESKLQQRGHQQQSASDGLRNVELIAEAKRELAQMGLVRVSERFRVIGITVPVPPYEGNPLDPPLRSRFQCLYVRTPMPVVAPSSSVVSALVARADGTSRNNHKRIKQVAELQEQHSDRFARVVQLRAAITAINDSTSDFQLSKPSKKKVTSTAPLHGRGRAQHTPMYYRGGMVEQLSEDDADIAAGVDNADSGVAAASSPLQALDNWALATIAQQLALFPDTPVGEVVIRGFPWPYYARQLTRSGAGGAATGYANVEEYHRRLAQYAEVLQHCRVYPPLLLAANLTDNNTHARRSSREDSGLNRLHGHQVREPPAKRLRMSERLRTLVQGQDEPGDDEPRGAAAARAYVRSAQLVSAPSTVVSVPLPVQQIYNYILQYRNVTSTAVFSGVPVVVADAVVATAAHNAEHPGQPGTYLLKVFMGPRALCSRGSSDASGYAEWDVAEYLSTTAAPSTVFTTEHYHVLQAMLQVHASRQHICLVGPTGCGKTAMVRAFGRLLGYTLAPTMHLYTDMTHKDLFQQRMTDPKTGNTTWQDSPLLRAAIYGELVVLDGMEKLPSGMLSSLQQIVVDQSAVLADGTMLKSAMEYNRLKERLTERDPITGVVVWKPTDEDMRERRIFPVHPCFRVVATARPPQPVSSGGGGAAGSRGGRDFFITQDLTTLFRMVAMPDAGEDALGPVLRQVAQTEARLLQAETWRKQEAPAATQQRIEAVVEQLIQLRNGLAELHSTDGKMPQLSLRQLRQLVRSAVRYPSRIEESVCNTLLLPLMTGVAATKVRHALETSGLVHSSTRTATGRGDTTSAEPTAEGEVLLVAPNDGVHAGGEASTSPSRLWSVNGEPVLHLSRVYTQAELALVPYVTGFHANRVHESILAWLAKQYAMGSNILLIGNQGVGKNKVVDAFLSRLGIPRHYIQLHRDTTVGSLTINPTVEAGKVVWEDSPLVKAVQRGHCLVVDEIDKAPVEVVQVLKGLIEDREMRLGDGRQIYDPAMEPYTSSAAGTMQRIAIHPDFRIIVLANPPGFPFHGNDFFRECGDLFAAYVMSNPDAESQLCVLAAYAPTLPRPLLKRLVLVFLELQNAFTQGNLTYPFSLRELIAVVKHMSCYPQDGVYEALNNVFNFDARDENTLRVVRQVLANCLQPMIQQGGLQRLKPYKAGQPIALLPFKELVTLPMTTMATTATATDAGHFTTLVFLPAEVTLSEHRFLSRIMEAEEEGAASQGQGSRTSDTGAAAWHVTYPTEAFFPASPAADATLSTTEAFTEWASQSTLPFVNSNTDTVVAMTSVAAVGGTDAATEAATLPLLSVLLLRRTSAKDGSSWKSEPSATATALRLIVATVRLPPSSIEVRYLFADKAEELATLWPVGHARFVDVSSLYATELADAAECLSSLFTFTGLDMSTQALPWRTGCGEAGDTMGQQQHLRIWPPSLATWSHTMGGRTSLLRKRDGTGLDGERTPQGVVLLSSNKTGRTVLIDVLAGAASDLYMARMGLAKGATTSASNTACAATTTSLEPVLPLHLDRCLSAASATSAAQASVRVLDVSARHGVICFAAASSATKECFFLLQGRVVRVSFPQPVVSLRFVGSRLATVEMEAPAAGDAREMSRRRAHRSTGVVKVSVAADGRAHATMLPLSPDTQRLELVDAPAIAAADDGPTAHLSASDRSSASHDVLVPADLKGSLWRVAAAAASSSASTSPSADGTSDTYKDDPVGRNVVYARVEGTAESGLQLRYYKSKTGPTSASAVPLVPTVLVDDARHQLLHIHSDGRTVSAIDTQHATQRTFASVPEAAIQAASTSPSAATADLWSLDNHSGTVYVWKPASQQVSVADVNGERVRQRYSEWSSLLTGNASTVGDAATVEEDEVGVKDFKMKYSTPRKQPSGTLKHGEIDDKEHHGGNTWAGGTGGTDTAGLGGLVGPYRLDKGNPVHQVSPEEKRKVPKHLLEEARRMGRNALKERLQSIGMSEEEYEEYKGLQERVQPAVAQLRALLMGLKAAEGERVWMTGQTDGVWDDKKLVEGIVGEANVYKRRVDSKETSPFQQKYKKRLVFVLDVSASMYRFNSMDQRLTKLLETTIMIMEAFAGFEAKLDYAMIGHNGDSDNIPLVSFSSPPANQKERMMICQKMLAYAQYCWSGDNTVEAMRRSIELVTKEKGDSYFVFVISDANLRQYGITPRELAQIIQSKPEVKMFCIFIATLGAQASHLQQQLPAGHGYECMRTDVLPQVLRQIFTSANLF